A window of the Tiliqua scincoides isolate rTilSci1 chromosome 5, rTilSci1.hap2, whole genome shotgun sequence genome harbors these coding sequences:
- the PRRG2 gene encoding transmembrane gamma-carboxyglutamic acid protein 2, with amino-acid sequence MWSPSCLLLLLQALVPSLAISFQRQSEHQQIQEDQVFLDDSTAHKFLGRKLLYNYWDFELIVPDNLERECREEICSYEEAREVFEDDKKTKSFWETYEHNGKGGAKTAGVDVAGLVAGLIAAMVSVVMFVIVALYCFKYRAKRRNQSRTLDNLYPLANFDEEPKPESAPGLPSYEQAMASSGVHDAPPPPYHRNSTNSAPPT; translated from the exons ATGTGGAGTCCTTCCTGCCTTCTCCTGCTGCTCCAAGCGCTGGTACCCAGTCTGGCCATCTCCTTCCAGAGACAATCTGAGCACCAGCAGATTCAAGAGGACCAAG TGTTTCTAGATGACTCTACTGCACACAAATTCTTGGGGCGTAAACTCCTTTATAACTATTGGGATTTTGAACTGATTGTCCCAGACAACCTGGAGCGTGAATGCAGAGAGGAAATTTGCAGCTACGAGGAAGCCCGTGAAGTCTTTGAGGACGATAAAAAAACA AAATCCTTTTGGGAGACCTATGAACACAATGGGAAAGGAGGAGCAA AAACCGCTGGTGTGGACGTGGCTGGCTTGGTGGCTGGGCTCATAGCAGCAATGGTGTCTGTTGTCATGTTTGTGATTGTGGCCTTGTACTGCTTCAAATACCGGGCTAAGCGAAGGAACCAGTCTAG GACACTGGACAACTTGTACCCCCTTGCAAATTTTGATGAGGAGCCCAAGCCAGAGTCGGCACCAGGACTCCCATCCTATGAGCAAGCAATGGCATCTTCAGGGGTGCATGATGCACCACCTCCACCTTATCACAG GAATAGTACCAACTCAGCCCCACCAACCTGA